TATTTCTAAATAAAGAAGCAGAATATAATAAACGACATCTACCATTATCAAGAATATTAGCATGACAAACCAATTTATCATTATTTAAGTTTACCCAATTTATATGTAATAAATTTTTCTTTGCTAACATTAATAAAAGAGATTTATCACACTTACCTAGATTTTTACTATTAGCAAATTGATTATAGAAATTATTAAATATTTTTATATCATCATTTGTCGGTTCTAGAATATCTGTAAAATCAAAACCTATTTTCTTAGCTTTTTTTATACTACTTTTAAGTCCTCTATTATATTTTGAATATATATCTTCTATCTCTACATCTAAATCAATGAATGAAGTATTTTGTACTTTAAATTTACCTTTAGGTTTGACACTTGAATAAGTTACTTTAGCAACATCAAACTTATCATGTATCATTA
This sequence is a window from Spirochaeta cellobiosiphila DSM 17781. Protein-coding genes within it:
- a CDS encoding peptidoglycan bridge formation glycyltransferase FemA/FemB family protein; translated protein: MIKITRKRRFVIFSEIYFSLTYPIMIHDKFDVAKVTYSSVKPKGKFKVQNTSFIDLDVEIEDIYSKYNRGLKSSIKKAKKIGFDFTDILEPTNDDIKIFNNFYNQFANSKNLGKCDKSLLLMLAKKNLLHINWVNLNNDKLVCHANILDNGRCRLLYSASLFRNIDDEDMIKNIGFANKLLHHHEFELYKKLNFDVYDFGGIDLTEQDKQKAGIAKFKKAFNGRIIEEYSYIICKSLKGRIYLLLRKLYGK